One Cicer arietinum cultivar CDC Frontier isolate Library 1 chromosome 8, Cicar.CDCFrontier_v2.0, whole genome shotgun sequence DNA segment encodes these proteins:
- the LOC101500815 gene encoding probable prolyl 4-hydroxylase 9 has translation MKAKTVKGNWSLRTKKVELSCVFLCIFFFLAGYFGSSFIDHSQEDEYDLRLMQRSRGKLLEKSKEETEHRLLNVGESGDNFITSIPYQILSLKPRALYFPNFASAEQCETIIEIATKKGLTPSAVNLPPGVPQESTRSIRSSSGAFYSVFDDKTGVLDAIEEKISKATQIPRNHGEDFNILRYKVGQKYNSHYDAFNYGKFDPRNSQRMASFLLYLTDVEEGGETMFPFENGLNMDGSYGYAECIGLRVKPRKGDGLLFYSLFPNGTVDRTSLHGSCPVIKGDKWVATKWLRNQELEDYLTGTSN, from the exons ATGAAAGCCAAAACGGTTAAAGGAAATTGGAGCTTGAGGACGAAGAAAGTCGAGTTATCTTGTGTTTTCCTATGCATCTTCTTCTTTCTCGCTGGATATTTTGGTTCTAGTTTCATCGATCACTCTCAG GAAGATGAATACGATTTGAGGTTGATGCAGAGATCGAGAGGGAAATTGCTGGAAAAATCGAAGGAGGAAACGGAGCACCGTTTGTTGAATGTCGGAGAGTCAGGTGACAATTTCATTACATCGATTCCTTATCAG ATTTTGAGCTTGAAACCTCGAGCTCTATATTTTCCTAATTTTGCAAGTGCAGAACAATGTGAAACCATAATTGAGATTGCAACAAAGAAAGGGCTGACACCGTCAGCAGTGAATTTACCTCCGGGAGTACCGCAGGAGAGCACAAGGAGTATCAGATCAAG CTCTGGTGCTTTTTATAGCGTTTTTGACGACAAAACGGGTGTTTTAGATGCCATTGAGGAAAAAATTTCCAAAGCAACACAAATTCCCAGGAATCATGGAGAG GACTTTAACATCCTCCGCTATAAGGTCGGACAAAAATATAATTCTCACTATGACGCATTCAATTACGGTAAGTTTGACCCACGAAATAGTCAAAGG ATGGCTTCATTTTTGTTGTATTTAACCGATGTTGAGGAAGGTGGGGAGACCATGTTTCCATTTGAG AATGGGTTGAACATGGACGGTAGCTATGGTTATGCAGAATGTATTGGTTTAAGAGTAAAGCCGCGCAAGGGAGACGGACTTCTATTTTATTCATTGTTCCCAAACGGAACAGTTGATCGG ACATCACTTCATGGGAGCTGTCCTGTAATTAAAGGGGATAAGTGGGTAGCAACAAAGTGGCTAAGGAATCAAGAACTAGAGGATTATTTGACTGGTACCAGCAATTGA
- the LOC101501139 gene encoding probable prolyl 4-hydroxylase 9 translates to MKAKTVKGNWSWRTKKFELPFIFLLCIFFFLAGFFGSNLIDHHSQEDEFDTRLMQRPRARLLEKTKKEETEQRLLHAGESGDNFITSIPYQVLSWKPRTLYFPNFASAKQCESIIEMAKGGLSPSMVFLRKGETLESIKGVRSSSGTFMSASEDETGILDAIEEKISKATKIPRNHGEDFNILRYKVGQKYNSHYDAFNSALHVQQGSQRIASFLLYLTDVPEGGETVFPSENGLNMDGSSRYTDCIGLRVKPRKGDGLLFYSVFPNGTIDPTSFHGSCPVIKGEKWVATKWLRDEKLENYYYVNVTSN, encoded by the exons ATGAAAGCCAAAACGGTTAAAGGAAATTGGAGCTGGAGGACGAAGAAGTTCGAGTtaccttttatttttctcttatgCATCTTTTTCTTTCTCGCTGGATTCTTCGGTTCCAATTTAATCGATCATCACTCTCAG GAAGATGAATTTGACACGAGGCTGATGCAGAGACCGAGAGCGAGATTGCTGGAAAAAACGAAGAAGGAGGAAACGGAGCAGCGTTTGTTGCATGCTGGAGAATCCGGTGACAATTTTATTACATCGATTCCTTATCA GGTTTTGAGTTGGAAACCTCGCACTCTATATTTTCCAAATTTTGCAAGTGCAAAACAATGTGAAAGCATAATTGAGATGGCAAAGGGAGGACTTTCACCATCAATGGTGTTCTTACGTAAAGGAGAAACGTTGGAGAGTATAAAAGGAGTCAGATCAAG CTCTGGCACGTTTATGAGCGCTTCTGAAGACGAAACGGGTATTTTAGATGCCATTGAGGAAAAAATTTCCAAAGCAACAAAAATTCCCAGGAATCATGGAGAG GACTTTAACATTCTCCGCTATAAAGTCGGACAAAAATATAATTCTCACTATGACGCATTCAACAGTGCTCTACATGTCCAGCAAGGGAGCCAGAGA ATTGCTTCATTTTTGCTGTATTTAACAGATGTTCCGGAAGGTGGAGAGACCGTGTTTCCGTCTGAG AATGGGTTGAACATGGACGGTAGTTCTCGTTATACCGATTGTATTGGTTTAAGAGTAAAGCCGCGCAAGGGAGACGGACTTCTATTTTATTCGGTGTTCCCTAATGGAACAATTGATCCG ACATCATTCCACGGGAGCTGCCCAGTAATCAAAGGGGAGAAGTGGGTAGCTACAAAGTGGTTAAGGGATGAAAAATTGgagaattattattatgtgaACGTTACCAGCAATTGA